A region of Trueperaceae bacterium DNA encodes the following proteins:
- a CDS encoding IclR family transcriptional regulator codes for MRTLRVLRAFSAPPHRLGLAEVVEKLGIERNQAYRSLKTLEAGGFLSPTVDARFELGPAASELATGATLFASGSLVEVAAPLLDRLSEQTGETVHLFMRVGDRAVCVDKRESRQSVRLVSVLGRSLPLHAGAVPKAILAALPAEERADVLDRLDQLPLYTERTVLDRALLELELDEIASRGYSVSNEDFDASARGAGAAIVTADGTVFGGLSVGGPSFRVTDELIARFAELVRVAAQEVSRRLILKGHD; via the coding sequence TTGCGCACGCTTCGGGTCCTGCGAGCGTTCTCGGCGCCACCGCATCGACTCGGTCTTGCCGAAGTAGTCGAGAAGCTCGGCATCGAACGCAATCAGGCATATCGCTCCCTCAAGACACTGGAGGCGGGAGGGTTTCTATCGCCGACAGTGGACGCACGCTTCGAACTGGGGCCAGCTGCTTCGGAGCTGGCGACCGGCGCCACTCTCTTCGCCAGCGGATCGCTGGTCGAGGTAGCGGCGCCCTTGCTCGACCGTCTAAGTGAGCAAACCGGTGAGACAGTGCACCTGTTCATGCGCGTAGGGGATCGTGCGGTTTGTGTGGACAAGCGCGAGAGTCGGCAGAGTGTGCGTCTCGTTTCGGTGTTGGGACGTTCCTTGCCGTTGCACGCTGGGGCCGTACCCAAGGCGATTCTCGCCGCCCTTCCGGCCGAGGAACGAGCCGATGTCCTCGACCGTCTCGACCAACTACCTCTCTACACCGAACGAACGGTGCTCGATCGGGCACTGCTCGAGCTTGAGCTCGACGAGATCGCCTCGCGCGGCTACTCGGTATCGAACGAAGATTTCGACGCCTCTGCCCGCGGGGCAGGGGCTGCAATCGTAACTGCCGATGGCACAGTCTTCGGCGGTCTAAGCGTGGGGGGACCGTCGTTCCGTGTGACCGACGAGCTCATCGCACGCTTCGCTGAGCTCGTACGTGTCGCGGCGCAGGAGGTCTCACGCCGCCTCATTTTGAAGGGACACGACTGA